The Kribbella shirazensis genomic interval TCGGGATCGGGAACGTGGTCGCCCGGATCTACGACCCGGGTCGGGCCGAGGTGTACCAGCGGCTCGGCATCCCCACCGTCGGCACCGTTCGCTGGACCGTCGACCAGATGATGCGTCGGCTGCTCCCCGAAGGCTCCGAGCCGGAGTGGCGGGACCCGTCCGGCAGCGTCCGGCTGGCCGAGGTGCACGTCCACGCGGAGTGGATCGGCCGCCCGGCGTTCGACATCGAGAAGGCCACCGGCGCCCGGGTCGCGTTCCTGACCCGGCTCGGCGAGGGCCTGCTGCCCCGGGCCGACACCGTCATCCAGGAAGGTGACCTGGTGCACGTCGTGATGCTGGAGCGCAACGCCGCGGCGGTCGAGGCCCAGCTCGGCGCGAAACCTGAGGAGCTGTGATGCGGGTAGCCATCGCCGGAGCCGGGAACGTCGGTCGTTCGATCGCCGCCGAACTGCTGGAGAACGGCCACGAGGTGCTGCTGATCGACAAGGACCCGCGGGCGATCAAGGCCGAGTCGGTACCGCGCGCCGAGTGGCTGCTCGCCGACGCGTGCGAGCTGTCCTCGCTCGAAGAGGCAGCGCTGCAGCGCTGCCAGGTGGCGATCGCCAGCACCGGTGACGACAAGGTCAACCTGGTGGTCTCACTGCTCGCCAAGACCGAGTTCGGCGTCCCGCGGACCGTTGCCCGGGTCAACCATCCGCGCAACGAGTGGATGTTCAACGAGGCCTGGGGTGTCGACGTGTCGGTGTCCACACCGCGGATCATGTCGGCGCTGGTCGAGGAAGCGGTGTCGGTCGGCGACCTGGTCCGGCTGTTCACCTTCCGCCAGGGCGACGCGAACCTGGTCGAACTGACGCTGCCCGAGGACTCCCCGATGATTGGCCAGCGCGTCGGCGACATCGACTGGCCGCTGGACACCGCCCTGGTCGTCATCCTCCGCGAGGGCCGCGTACTGCGCCCCGACCTCGAAGGCACGCTCGAACTCAACGACGAACTGCTGTTCGTGGCAGCCGACGAGACCGAGGAACAACTCGAGGACATGCTGTCCCCGCACCACCGCAAGGCGCCGGAGGCGCAGTAAGACAACAGAACTGGCAGCCGCCAACCAGACACCGCTCAGCGGCGGCCGCCTCCGGCGGTGCGCGCGCCAGGCGGCGCGCGAGTGCTGTGGCTATTCGGGTAGCAGTACTCGCACCAAAGGACGCCGCTACGCGGCGACTGCCTTTCGCCGCCTCCGGCGGTATGCGCGCCAGGCACCACCGGGCCGACCCCAGCGGCGCCGAGTGCTGTCGCGATTCGGGTAGTAGCACTCGCACCAAAGTGACGCCGCTCCTCGGCGGCCGCCTTCTCGCCGCCTTCGGCGGTGCGCGTCAGGCGCCAGCGGGCAAACGCCGACGGCGCCGAGTGCTGCGGCGATCCCGGTATTGGCACTCGCACCAAGGGGACGCCTCTACTCGACGGCTTCCCTCTGCCGCCTCCGGCGCGTGCACGGTCGAGCGAGGGTCAATGTGATGTCGGTGGCGCCAAGAGATTAGCCGCGAAATACACAACCGCCGACCGATCGTTCAACCCGCTGA includes:
- a CDS encoding potassium channel family protein, producing the protein MHVVIMGCGRVGSTLARGLEKRSHTVAIIDQAADAFRRLSPNFTGRTIVGMGFDREVLIEAGIEDAEAFAAVSNGDNSNILAARVARETFGIGNVVARIYDPGRAEVYQRLGIPTVGTVRWTVDQMMRRLLPEGSEPEWRDPSGSVRLAEVHVHAEWIGRPAFDIEKATGARVAFLTRLGEGLLPRADTVIQEGDLVHVVMLERNAAAVEAQLGAKPEEL
- a CDS encoding potassium channel family protein, whose amino-acid sequence is MRVAIAGAGNVGRSIAAELLENGHEVLLIDKDPRAIKAESVPRAEWLLADACELSSLEEAALQRCQVAIASTGDDKVNLVVSLLAKTEFGVPRTVARVNHPRNEWMFNEAWGVDVSVSTPRIMSALVEEAVSVGDLVRLFTFRQGDANLVELTLPEDSPMIGQRVGDIDWPLDTALVVILREGRVLRPDLEGTLELNDELLFVAADETEEQLEDMLSPHHRKAPEAQ